A portion of the Saccharospirillaceae bacterium genome contains these proteins:
- the lon gene encoding endopeptidase La — MSTEILPLLPLRDVVVFPAMVIPLFVGREKSINALEEAMASDKRIMLVAQTDASDDEPGIEDMHSVGTIATILQLLKLPDGTVKVLVEGESRAIMKSLIDEEELFRGEIAEEQGLDLPERENEVLVRSLTGNFEQYVQLSKKVPGEVLSTISGIEDASRLADTIAAHISLKLDEKQNVLEMTDVKLRVEHLMELMESEIDLLKVEKRIRGRVKKQMEKSQREYYLNEQMKAIQKELGESEDGSNEFDELNQKIEQSGMTKEAREKAESEMKKLRMMSPMSAEASVVRGYLDWLVNLPWKKRSRVSHDLAKAEEILNADHYGLEEVKERILEYLAVQNRVKKVRGAVLCLVGPPGVGKTSLGKSIARATNRKFIRMALGGVRDEAEIRGHRRTYIGSMPGKLVQKMSKVGVKNPLFLFDEIDKMGMDHRGDPASALLEVLDPEQNSTFADHYLEVDYDLSDVMFVCTSNSMDMPGPLLDRMEVIRIPGYTEDEKVNIAKRYLLPKQVKQNGLKDNEFSLSDERLKDIIRHYTREAGVRGLEREIAKLCRRVVKANILESNQTTREISEELLQEYLGVHKFRYGLAGAQNEVGQVTGLAWTSVGGELLTLESAATPGKGRIVKTGSLGDVMQESIQAALTVVRSRSAGMGIAQDYFEKHDLHVHVPEGATPKDGPSAGIGMATALVSVMTGIPVRADVAMTGEITLRGKVLAIGGLKEKLLAAHRGGIKTVVIPKENEKDLRDIPENIKADLKIVAVDWIDEVLDLALEQKPDGVLAEINTADDATPSSEEKTRPSTH; from the coding sequence ATGTCCACTGAAATATTGCCATTACTACCATTGCGCGATGTTGTTGTTTTCCCAGCAATGGTCATTCCTTTGTTTGTGGGTCGTGAAAAATCAATTAATGCGCTTGAAGAAGCCATGGCTTCAGACAAGCGTATTATGCTCGTGGCGCAAACCGATGCATCAGATGATGAACCGGGCATTGAAGATATGCACTCTGTAGGTACCATTGCAACCATCCTGCAGTTGCTCAAACTTCCTGATGGTACGGTTAAAGTTTTGGTTGAGGGTGAGTCCCGGGCCATCATGAAGTCCCTTATTGACGAAGAAGAGCTTTTCCGTGGCGAAATTGCGGAAGAGCAGGGACTCGATTTGCCTGAGCGTGAAAATGAAGTGCTCGTTCGCTCGTTGACTGGGAATTTTGAGCAGTATGTTCAGCTTTCAAAAAAGGTGCCTGGGGAGGTTTTGTCAACGATCTCAGGCATTGAAGATGCAAGTCGTCTGGCTGATACCATTGCGGCGCACATTTCGCTCAAATTAGATGAAAAGCAAAATGTGTTGGAAATGACAGATGTGAAGCTTCGGGTTGAACACCTGATGGAACTCATGGAATCTGAAATCGATTTATTAAAAGTCGAGAAGCGCATTCGCGGACGCGTTAAGAAACAAATGGAGAAGAGTCAGCGCGAGTATTATCTGAATGAGCAAATGAAAGCCATTCAGAAAGAGCTCGGTGAAAGTGAAGATGGTTCTAACGAGTTCGACGAGCTCAATCAAAAGATTGAACAGTCTGGTATGACCAAGGAGGCTCGCGAAAAAGCGGAGTCTGAAATGAAGAAGCTGCGGATGATGTCTCCGATGTCTGCGGAAGCTTCAGTGGTGAGAGGCTATCTTGACTGGCTGGTAAATCTGCCCTGGAAGAAACGCAGCCGCGTTAGCCATGATTTGGCAAAAGCTGAAGAAATCCTGAATGCTGATCATTACGGCCTGGAAGAGGTGAAGGAGCGTATTCTGGAATACCTGGCAGTGCAGAATCGCGTTAAGAAAGTGCGTGGTGCTGTTTTGTGTCTGGTTGGCCCGCCGGGGGTTGGCAAAACGTCATTGGGTAAGTCTATTGCGCGAGCAACGAATCGTAAATTTATTCGAATGGCTCTTGGCGGAGTTCGCGATGAAGCTGAGATTCGCGGCCACAGAAGAACATACATCGGCTCTATGCCCGGTAAGCTCGTCCAGAAAATGTCTAAGGTTGGCGTTAAGAATCCGTTGTTCCTGTTCGACGAGATCGACAAAATGGGAATGGATCATCGTGGTGATCCTGCCTCGGCATTGCTCGAGGTGTTAGATCCTGAACAGAATAGTACTTTTGCTGATCACTATCTCGAGGTGGATTACGATCTTTCGGATGTCATGTTTGTTTGTACGTCCAACAGTATGGATATGCCTGGTCCGTTGCTCGATCGTATGGAGGTCATACGTATTCCAGGGTACACGGAGGACGAAAAAGTCAACATTGCCAAACGGTATTTGTTGCCTAAGCAAGTCAAGCAGAATGGCCTGAAAGACAATGAGTTTTCACTGAGTGATGAGCGACTAAAAGACATCATCCGCCACTACACCCGAGAAGCGGGGGTTCGTGGTCTGGAGCGTGAGATAGCCAAGCTGTGTCGTCGTGTTGTTAAAGCTAATATTCTTGAGTCCAATCAAACAACCCGAGAAATCAGCGAAGAGTTATTGCAGGAATACCTCGGTGTTCACAAGTTTCGCTATGGTCTGGCGGGTGCTCAAAACGAAGTTGGCCAGGTTACAGGTCTTGCGTGGACATCAGTTGGTGGAGAGCTGCTTACGCTTGAGTCTGCTGCAACACCAGGTAAGGGGCGTATTGTGAAAACCGGCTCTTTGGGTGATGTCATGCAGGAATCCATTCAGGCGGCGCTCACGGTGGTGCGCAGTCGCTCTGCAGGTATGGGGATTGCGCAAGACTATTTCGAAAAACATGACCTTCATGTTCATGTGCCCGAAGGTGCAACGCCAAAGGATGGCCCGAGTGCGGGTATTGGTATGGCAACCGCGCTGGTATCGGTTATGACCGGTATCCCGGTGAGAGCCGATGTTGCGATGACGGGTGAGATAACCCTTCGCGGCAAGGTGTTGGCAATTGGCGGTTTAAAAGAGAAGCTTCTGGCGGCGCATCGTGGTGGTATAAAGACGGTGGTGATTCCGAAAGAAAATGAAAAAGACTTGCGTGACATTCCGGAAAACATCAAGGCAGACCTGAAAATTGTCGCTGTAGATTGGATAGACGAAGTGCTTGATCTGGCTTTGGAGCAAAAACCTGATGGTGTATTGGCTGAGATTAATACGGCAGATGATGCCACGCCATCTTCGGAAGAAAAAACTAGGCCAAGTACCCACTAA
- a CDS encoding HU family DNA-binding protein translates to MNKSELIDAIAASADIPKAAAGRALDAMIDSIGGALKEGDQVALVGFGTFQVKERAARTGRNPQTGEPIEIKAAKVPSFKPGKALKDAVN, encoded by the coding sequence GTGAACAAGTCTGAATTGATCGACGCTATTGCAGCATCCGCCGACATTCCAAAAGCCGCTGCCGGCCGTGCTTTAGACGCCATGATTGATAGTATTGGTGGTGCTCTAAAGGAAGGTGATCAGGTAGCTCTCGTTGGTTTTGGTACCTTTCAGGTAAAAGAGCGTGCAGCCCGTACTGGCCGTAACCCTCAAACTGGTGAGCCTATTGAAATTAAAGCAGCCAAAGTGCCAAGCTTTAAGCCTGGTAAGGCTCTGAAGGACGCGGTTAACTAA
- a CDS encoding SurA N-terminal domain-containing protein has translation MLQTMRDNAQGIVAKIIVFFIIAVFALWGVESIVTLGGGEEAKASVGGNDINEVEIVRLVEQQKNNLRNQFGDQYNEDLFNEGFLRKSALEQLINQKVALVQADKLGLHASTSAIDAQIVSMPAFQLDGKFSKEQFQNILRMNGWSPLSFRNELAGDIKVNQARAAFVLSSVETPFSVQLEEALENETRSFRFVELNSASLEKDIEVSDEEIESFYGENKSRFMTDETVSIDYVQLERGVLAAKQAVSDEDVDLLYQDYVAKEKELEQRDSSHILIEISDDITEEDAQKLAADIKQRLDNGEDFAELASQFSDDIGTKAQGGKLGLNTRGAFVEEFENALYGLSTGEVSAPVKTEFGYHIIKLNKVAAADVKSLDEMKEQLEADVRAEKAEVEFAELQQELSNIAFSAGSIEEVADALSLDKQSTALFSRNYGDGVASNNEIRTAAFQDNILLDREISGVIETAAGALVFAINEYKPSELKALNLVKSGIVAELTSTKAKDVAKDKAETIKNGDVTDVQWTQVETSFNQSSDAPRSVQQKAFEMAEGQSAVVSTPGGYSVVMVEGVIKKDWQSMQTSESLIEQGRTQQSRADMVSYQVWAKENVEIKRSGS, from the coding sequence ATGTTACAAACGATGCGCGATAATGCTCAGGGTATAGTCGCTAAAATAATCGTATTTTTTATTATCGCTGTATTCGCACTTTGGGGCGTAGAAAGCATCGTCACGTTAGGTGGTGGCGAAGAGGCTAAGGCGTCTGTTGGCGGCAACGATATTAATGAGGTGGAAATTGTTCGTTTAGTCGAGCAGCAGAAAAATAATCTTCGTAATCAATTTGGTGATCAATACAACGAAGATCTATTTAACGAGGGCTTTCTGCGTAAATCTGCTCTTGAGCAGTTGATCAATCAAAAGGTCGCGCTTGTGCAAGCTGATAAGCTTGGCTTGCACGCTTCAACCTCAGCCATTGACGCTCAAATCGTGTCGATGCCAGCGTTTCAGTTGGATGGAAAATTCAGCAAAGAACAGTTCCAGAATATTTTACGCATGAACGGCTGGTCGCCACTCAGTTTTCGCAATGAGTTGGCAGGAGATATTAAAGTTAATCAAGCCCGTGCAGCCTTTGTTTTAAGCTCAGTGGAAACTCCTTTTTCGGTTCAGCTCGAAGAAGCTCTGGAAAATGAAACGCGTAGTTTCAGGTTTGTTGAGCTAAATAGCGCTTCTCTGGAAAAGGATATCGAGGTTTCTGACGAAGAAATTGAGAGCTTTTATGGCGAGAATAAGAGTCGTTTCATGACTGACGAGACTGTTAGCATCGATTATGTTCAGTTGGAACGTGGTGTACTTGCAGCCAAGCAAGCAGTCAGCGACGAAGACGTCGACTTGCTATATCAGGACTACGTTGCAAAAGAGAAAGAACTTGAGCAGCGCGACTCCAGTCATATCCTGATCGAAATCTCCGATGATATTACTGAAGAAGACGCTCAGAAATTAGCGGCCGACATCAAGCAGCGCCTGGATAATGGTGAGGATTTTGCCGAGCTTGCTTCACAGTTTTCTGATGATATCGGTACGAAAGCTCAGGGCGGCAAGCTTGGCCTGAATACCCGCGGGGCATTTGTTGAGGAATTTGAGAATGCTCTGTACGGCCTGAGTACAGGAGAGGTTTCTGCTCCGGTGAAAACAGAATTCGGTTACCATATTATCAAGCTGAATAAGGTTGCTGCCGCTGATGTTAAATCTTTGGATGAAATGAAAGAACAACTTGAAGCTGATGTTCGTGCCGAAAAGGCAGAAGTTGAGTTCGCTGAATTACAGCAAGAGCTATCCAATATTGCTTTCTCGGCGGGTTCTATCGAAGAAGTTGCAGATGCATTAAGTCTGGATAAGCAATCAACAGCGTTATTCTCAAGAAATTATGGCGATGGCGTTGCTTCAAACAATGAAATTCGTACTGCGGCTTTCCAGGATAATATCCTTTTGGATCGTGAGATCAGTGGTGTCATTGAAACGGCGGCAGGTGCTTTGGTGTTTGCGATTAATGAGTACAAGCCCTCAGAATTGAAAGCTCTGAATCTTGTTAAGTCGGGTATTGTTGCTGAACTTACTTCGACTAAAGCAAAAGATGTTGCGAAAGATAAAGCAGAAACCATCAAGAATGGTGATGTTACGGATGTGCAGTGGACTCAGGTTGAAACAAGCTTTAATCAGTCTTCAGATGCACCACGTTCTGTACAGCAAAAAGCGTTTGAAATGGCTGAGGGTCAATCAGCCGTTGTAAGCACTCCGGGTGGTTATTCTGTTGTGATGGTCGAAGGAGTCATCAAAAAAGATTGGCAGAGTATGCAAACCAGCGAATCCTTGATTGAGCAGGGTCGTACCCAACAAAGCCGTGCTGACATGGTGAGTTACCAGGTATGGGCTAAAGAGAATGTTGAAATAAAACGTTCTGGAAGCTAG
- a CDS encoding YigZ family protein, producing the protein MPKSSQLIQPSQSNEILFEEKRSRFISELFPVNDEQAVKNRIKALKNSHPKASHVCSAYRLRKNGKIIEGFSDDGEPSGTAGMPMLKTMRHRNLVNCTVLVTRYFGGTKLGTGGLQRAYSHSASEVISSLDDKFYKTVVDRQPIRLTADFRSEGIIRRLLGAAGATHTEVKYETDGITVFAEVREHDAEEIISDFLSRGYDCTTK; encoded by the coding sequence ATGCCAAAAAGCAGCCAGCTAATCCAACCCTCTCAATCAAACGAAATACTTTTTGAAGAGAAGCGCAGTCGATTTATCAGCGAACTGTTTCCTGTTAATGACGAACAGGCAGTCAAGAACCGCATCAAAGCATTAAAGAACAGCCACCCCAAAGCAAGTCATGTTTGCTCCGCTTATCGTCTTCGTAAAAATGGAAAAATTATCGAGGGATTTTCCGATGACGGCGAACCCTCAGGAACGGCTGGTATGCCAATGCTAAAAACCATGCGCCATCGAAATCTGGTTAATTGCACAGTATTAGTAACACGGTATTTTGGCGGAACAAAACTTGGAACAGGTGGACTTCAGCGTGCCTACAGTCACTCTGCATCTGAGGTTATATCGTCACTGGACGACAAATTCTACAAAACCGTTGTGGATAGGCAGCCAATTAGATTAACCGCTGATTTTCGATCTGAGGGGATAATTCGCAGACTGCTTGGAGCTGCCGGCGCTACCCATACAGAAGTCAAATATGAAACAGATGGCATCACTGTCTTTGCTGAAGTACGGGAGCATGACGCTGAAGAAATCATCTCAGACTTCCTATCGAGAGGCTACGACTGCACCACAAAGTAA
- a CDS encoding class I SAM-dependent methyltransferase: MQRWNEAQLWLTCFPVVPEHVARPWDAADEFIFRSVPLNKPTLVINDRHGALSCLFDDHCSLVDSACAIEAIHKNRAHNSPQGCCKVVTHESEIQNGLLQAVIKAPKNFEQLKFWLAICSERLVEGGEIWLAGMAKHMPVAWLQWLEAHCEHYQQYRIEKKARLIKLVKPASVTPKTQGYIYNGLNFSALPGVFSGNKLDIGSQSLLPHLGIISGGTVADIGCGNGLLSLVIKQKSPNTRVIACDDSMLAVRSAFNNAQSNNIDIEVLHSNALDKVNETLDWVVCNPPYHDGHKELTNIAATMFDHSSTKLKPGGQLLVVANRHLPYGKILHRLFRNVDVLKRDSKFNVYICQKAAS, translated from the coding sequence ATGCAGCGTTGGAATGAAGCTCAGCTGTGGCTTACATGCTTTCCTGTCGTTCCGGAACATGTCGCCCGCCCCTGGGACGCTGCGGATGAATTTATATTTCGCAGCGTACCGCTAAATAAGCCAACACTGGTGATAAATGATCGCCATGGAGCGCTCTCCTGCCTATTTGACGATCATTGCAGTCTGGTTGATAGTGCTTGTGCCATTGAGGCCATCCATAAAAATCGCGCTCACAACTCACCTCAGGGTTGTTGCAAAGTGGTCACGCATGAATCTGAAATTCAAAACGGCCTGCTTCAAGCCGTGATCAAAGCTCCCAAGAACTTTGAACAACTTAAGTTCTGGTTGGCAATATGCTCGGAACGCTTAGTCGAGGGTGGTGAAATATGGCTTGCAGGGATGGCCAAACACATGCCAGTAGCCTGGCTTCAATGGCTTGAAGCCCATTGCGAGCATTACCAACAGTACCGAATCGAAAAGAAGGCAAGGCTCATTAAACTTGTCAAACCTGCAAGCGTAACACCCAAGACGCAGGGATATATCTATAATGGACTCAATTTCAGCGCCCTACCCGGCGTATTTTCCGGAAACAAGCTCGATATTGGCAGTCAATCGCTACTACCTCACCTCGGAATAATCTCAGGCGGCACCGTTGCAGATATTGGCTGTGGCAATGGCCTCTTGAGTCTTGTTATAAAACAGAAGTCTCCGAACACAAGAGTTATTGCATGCGATGATTCTATGCTTGCTGTTCGATCGGCTTTCAACAACGCTCAGTCTAACAACATTGACATCGAGGTGCTTCATAGCAACGCCCTGGACAAAGTCAATGAGACTCTGGACTGGGTTGTCTGCAATCCGCCATATCACGACGGTCACAAAGAACTGACCAATATCGCGGCCACCATGTTCGATCACTCATCGACCAAGCTAAAGCCTGGAGGCCAGCTTCTGGTGGTTGCCAATCGACACTTACCGTACGGAAAAATTCTGCATCGCTTGTTTCGAAACGTCGACGTATTAAAACGCGACTCAAAATTTAATGTGTACATATGCCAAAAAGCAGCCAGCTAA
- a CDS encoding DUF4062 domain-containing protein translates to MPVQKHYLVYLASTAQGMELERYEVERMLARHQMINVGFAYCPEASAYDWDLVRSQIEKADLFILLLGDSYGPMAPTGISFLHREFVHAQTLGKPIVSFIKNALPEKNLSEEQRRLSGFHRVVAQQSSYRLWHLRDELLSHVKSTLASQRLEGGWLPESYAARSGAESRSDSPAQSLASPASNLSAKQRLARAKQVVSLQIAAKVYEAGNLTREEVFLPVRLDQLLQGVLHLLRNGASEDRLRSQLESVIAKKVSNQLLTRHPKAHAVDDVRISRGQFQQILNSWQSLGLVSGRGDPGRSVWTVAEAAGA, encoded by the coding sequence ATGCCAGTTCAAAAACACTACCTGGTTTATCTCGCCTCGACAGCACAAGGAATGGAGCTGGAGCGTTATGAAGTTGAACGAATGCTCGCTCGTCATCAGATGATTAACGTTGGCTTTGCTTACTGTCCGGAGGCAAGCGCGTATGATTGGGATCTGGTTCGAAGCCAAATAGAGAAAGCGGACCTCTTCATTTTGCTGCTCGGTGATTCGTACGGGCCGATGGCACCAACCGGCATCAGCTTTTTACACAGGGAGTTTGTACACGCGCAAACACTCGGAAAGCCAATCGTATCATTTATCAAAAATGCACTTCCCGAAAAGAACCTGTCTGAAGAACAGAGGCGACTTAGTGGTTTCCACCGGGTTGTCGCTCAACAATCAAGCTACCGCTTATGGCATTTAAGGGATGAGTTGCTGTCTCATGTGAAGAGCACGCTCGCCAGTCAGAGGCTTGAAGGCGGATGGCTGCCGGAGTCCTATGCGGCAAGATCGGGCGCCGAATCGAGATCTGACTCGCCGGCTCAATCGTTGGCTTCTCCCGCTAGTAATCTTTCAGCCAAGCAGCGGCTTGCGAGAGCAAAACAGGTCGTGAGCCTGCAGATTGCGGCAAAAGTTTATGAAGCTGGCAACCTGACGAGGGAGGAGGTCTTCTTGCCGGTTCGCCTTGATCAATTGTTGCAAGGCGTCCTTCATCTTTTGCGAAATGGAGCCAGCGAGGATCGACTTCGATCGCAGCTGGAGTCTGTGATTGCTAAAAAAGTTTCAAATCAACTGCTGACGCGCCATCCAAAAGCCCACGCTGTCGACGATGTGCGCATCAGCCGTGGCCAGTTTCAGCAGATTCTGAACAGTTGGCAGAGTCTTGGGCTTGTCAGTGGCAGGGGAGATCCAGGTCGTTCAGTTTGGACTGTCGCAGAGGCCGCTGGAGCATAA
- a CDS encoding metalloregulator ArsR/SmtB family transcription factor, with translation MQEVMPDEMLELIAQRFRLLADPMRLKILHQLHEGEKSVTELVKATGASQPNVSKHLSTLRSHGMVKRRQNGNMAFFSISAPFVFELCDTVCNSMKTEWEQKQNLLGTISS, from the coding sequence ATGCAAGAAGTCATGCCCGATGAAATGCTGGAACTGATCGCTCAGCGCTTCCGCTTACTGGCAGATCCAATGCGTCTGAAGATACTGCATCAACTTCATGAAGGCGAAAAATCAGTTACCGAGTTGGTTAAGGCCACGGGTGCATCTCAGCCGAATGTGTCGAAGCACCTGTCGACATTGCGCAGCCATGGCATGGTGAAACGTCGCCAGAATGGCAATATGGCATTCTTCAGTATCAGTGCGCCATTTGTATTTGAACTTTGCGATACGGTGTGTAATAGCATGAAGACTGAGTGGGAGCAGAAACAAAATCTACTCGGTACGATCAGCAGCTGA
- a CDS encoding FAD:protein FMN transferase, translated as MIYRLVLLFGIVAFVAGCLPDKGTQEVYKIAGNTMGTTYNISWVDTEDRSFDIKNRVDHRLREINAAMSTYISNSELSQINRSDDINFRVSSDLAEVLSISLSIYRASHGLFDVTIGPLVNLWGFGPDAKVERQPSNEQISLQLDRVGSDALKLQALNLERSEYRYIDLSAVAKGWGVDQIAELYEDYGIDNYLVEIGGEMRLSGNKPSNIPWRIAIERPSGDLQQRSPQLIFSPGARAVATSGDYRNYFELDGVRYSHTIDVKTGKPISHRLASVSVIHERSAYADAWATALNVAGPEAGLLLAEQNNLAAYMIVREENGFKEYFSNQFRAWFPEVVSQSEIQDR; from the coding sequence ATGATTTATCGATTGGTGCTGTTGTTTGGAATAGTTGCATTTGTAGCCGGATGCTTGCCCGACAAAGGAACACAAGAAGTCTATAAAATTGCCGGCAATACAATGGGGACGACCTATAACATCAGTTGGGTGGATACAGAGGATCGTTCTTTTGACATAAAAAACAGGGTGGATCATCGCTTGCGTGAAATCAACGCAGCTATGTCCACTTACATCAGTAATTCAGAGCTATCTCAGATCAATCGCTCCGACGACATCAACTTCAGGGTTTCTTCCGATCTTGCAGAGGTTTTGTCAATTTCCCTATCGATTTATCGCGCCTCTCATGGACTGTTTGATGTGACTATTGGTCCTCTGGTAAATCTCTGGGGATTTGGTCCCGATGCCAAGGTTGAGCGTCAACCCAGTAACGAACAGATTTCACTGCAGCTTGATAGAGTGGGTAGTGATGCGTTGAAGTTGCAAGCATTGAATCTGGAGCGATCAGAGTATCGGTATATTGATTTATCCGCGGTTGCAAAGGGATGGGGCGTAGACCAGATCGCCGAACTGTACGAAGACTATGGAATCGACAATTATTTGGTGGAAATCGGCGGTGAAATGCGGCTTTCTGGCAATAAGCCGTCGAATATCCCCTGGAGAATCGCGATAGAGCGACCCTCCGGCGATCTTCAGCAGCGATCTCCACAGCTTATTTTTTCTCCTGGAGCCCGCGCTGTGGCGACATCGGGTGATTACCGCAATTATTTCGAACTGGATGGTGTGCGCTATTCCCACACCATTGATGTTAAAACCGGCAAACCAATAAGTCACCGGCTCGCATCTGTCTCGGTTATTCACGAACGCAGTGCTTATGCGGATGCATGGGCGACGGCGCTGAATGTTGCGGGACCGGAAGCTGGTTTGCTGTTGGCTGAACAAAACAACCTCGCTGCATACATGATCGTGCGTGAGGAGAATGGATTCAAAGAATATTTTTCTAATCAGTTCAGAGCGTGGTTCCCGGAAGTGGTGTCACAATCTGAAATACAAGACAGGTAA
- the nqrM gene encoding (Na+)-NQR maturation NqrM: protein MSTIVIVFGAMLVFVSLMAVGVLMGRKPISGSCGGMAAVGMESACDVCGGDKNKCEKESKDAEAVSDNADFYDATKR from the coding sequence ATGTCGACAATCGTAATTGTGTTTGGTGCCATGTTGGTTTTTGTTTCTTTAATGGCTGTGGGGGTGCTCATGGGTCGTAAACCTATCTCAGGCTCGTGTGGAGGGATGGCAGCCGTTGGGATGGAAAGTGCGTGTGACGTTTGCGGAGGAGACAAAAACAAATGCGAAAAAGAATCAAAGGATGCCGAAGCGGTATCTGACAATGCAGATTTTTACGATGCGACTAAGCGCTAG
- the sthA gene encoding Si-specific NAD(P)(+) transhydrogenase, with product MTDYQYDVVIIGAGPAGEGAAMNAAKNGKKVAVVEDKSMVGGNCTHWGTIPSKALRHAVKQIISFNTNPMFREIGEPRWFSFPRVLKSAEKVIAKQVKLRTEFYGRNRISVYNGTARFADANTIDVYNGTASNIRLHAEEVVIATGSSPWRPSNIDFSHPRVYDSDTVLQLEHTPRTIIIYGAGVIGCEYASIFSGLGVKVDLIHPGDRLLNFLDDEISDALSYHLRDKGALIRHNEQFDSLEINERHVTMRMASGKKVKADAFLWAAGRSGNTQNLGLENIGLETNSRGQLEIDNEYRTAVESIYAVGDVIGWPALASAAYDQGRAAAAKISSQPDFRFVGSVPTGIYTIPEISSVGKTEAQLTEEKVPYEVGQAFFKNIARAQITAEGVGMLKILFHRETLEILGIHCFGDQAAEIVHIGQAIMEQKGEGNTLKYFVNTTFNYPTMAEAYRVAALNGLNRL from the coding sequence ATGACAGATTATCAATACGACGTGGTCATCATCGGTGCCGGTCCCGCTGGGGAAGGTGCTGCGATGAATGCGGCAAAAAATGGTAAAAAAGTCGCCGTCGTAGAAGATAAGAGTATGGTCGGTGGTAACTGTACGCACTGGGGTACGATACCGTCAAAAGCGCTGCGCCATGCCGTGAAGCAGATCATCTCCTTCAACACCAATCCGATGTTCCGCGAGATCGGAGAGCCACGCTGGTTTTCATTTCCACGTGTTCTGAAAAGTGCCGAGAAGGTCATTGCGAAACAGGTAAAGTTGAGAACTGAGTTTTACGGTCGCAACCGCATTAGTGTATATAACGGCACTGCACGTTTTGCCGATGCCAATACCATTGACGTTTACAATGGTACTGCGTCAAACATACGCTTACATGCTGAAGAGGTGGTAATTGCCACCGGCTCTAGTCCATGGCGTCCGAGCAATATCGATTTCTCTCATCCCCGTGTATATGATTCCGATACTGTGCTGCAGCTCGAGCATACGCCGAGAACCATCATTATTTATGGCGCTGGTGTCATTGGTTGTGAGTACGCGTCCATTTTCTCGGGCCTTGGCGTTAAAGTGGATTTGATTCACCCTGGTGATCGTTTGCTCAACTTTCTGGATGATGAAATTTCAGATGCATTGAGCTATCACCTGCGGGATAAGGGTGCTTTGATTCGTCACAATGAGCAGTTTGATTCGTTGGAAATTAACGAACGGCATGTCACCATGCGTATGGCTTCCGGCAAAAAAGTGAAAGCCGATGCATTTTTATGGGCTGCGGGTCGTTCCGGAAACACTCAAAACCTTGGATTAGAAAACATCGGCTTGGAAACCAACTCCCGTGGTCAGTTAGAAATCGATAATGAGTATCGAACTGCAGTGGAAAGCATCTATGCAGTCGGTGATGTGATCGGTTGGCCAGCATTGGCATCCGCCGCTTATGATCAGGGTCGTGCAGCAGCAGCAAAAATTTCTTCTCAGCCAGATTTCCGGTTTGTCGGCTCAGTTCCAACCGGTATTTACACCATCCCGGAAATCAGTTCGGTAGGTAAAACAGAGGCTCAACTTACCGAGGAGAAAGTCCCTTATGAGGTAGGGCAGGCGTTTTTCAAAAACATTGCCCGTGCTCAAATTACCGCTGAGGGTGTGGGGATGCTGAAGATTCTGTTTCATAGAGAAACACTTGAAATCCTCGGCATTCATTGCTTCGGAGACCAGGCAGCAGAGATCGTGCATATCGGTCAGGCAATTATGGAGCAGAAAGGCGAAGGCAACACCCTCAAGTATTTCGTCAATACCACCTTTAATTACCCTACTATGGCTGAAGCCTATCGCGTTGCCGCTTTGAACGGGCTCAATCGACTGTAA
- a CDS encoding SCP2 sterol-binding domain-containing protein: MASVAEIIETMNSKFNADAAAGLDLIFQFNIEDGDTHHLIVKDGTCSVAAGENDDANVTLIMNTDTFAGIASGETDGMQAFMSGQLRVEGDMMLATKLGELFPA, translated from the coding sequence ATGGCATCTGTTGCAGAAATCATTGAAACCATGAACAGCAAGTTCAACGCCGACGCTGCTGCTGGCCTGGACCTGATCTTCCAATTCAACATTGAAGACGGTGACACTCACCACCTGATCGTTAAAGACGGCACTTGCTCTGTAGCTGCTGGCGAAAACGACGATGCAAACGTTACCCTGATCATGAACACCGATACTTTCGCAGGTATCGCGTCTGGTGAAACTGATGGCATGCAAGCCTTCATGTCTGGCCAGTTGCGTGTTGAAGGTGACATGATGCTGGCTACAAAGCTGGGCGAACTGTTCCCGGCTTAA